From one Xiphophorus hellerii strain 12219 chromosome 18, Xiphophorus_hellerii-4.1, whole genome shotgun sequence genomic stretch:
- the lamtor1 gene encoding ragulator complex protein LAMTOR1 isoform X2 → MGCCYSGEDGNSRELEETDPLIPHPNPVSKPPNGTEWPTPGVPSPPTDGQALLTSILTKTAQNIIDVSAADSVVMEQHEIMDKARQYSTKLAMLSTSLPQKKALTLPSLTSQPHQVLASDLVPYSDVQQVSKIAAYAYSAISQIKVDAKEELVVQFAIP, encoded by the exons ATGGGGTGCTGTTACAGTGGCGAGGACGGCAACTCCAGAGAG CTTGAGGAGACTGACCCACTGATCCCCCATCCGAACCCTGTGAGCAAACCTCCAAATGGAACAGAGTGGCCCACCCCCGGTGTCCCCTCTCCACCAACTGATGGACAAGCCCTCCTTACATCCATCTTGACAAAGACTGCGCA GAACATAATTGATGTCTCAGCAGCTGACTCTGTCGTAATGGAGCAACATGAGATCATGGACAAAGCTAGGCAGTACAG TACAAAACTGGCTATGTTGAGCACCAGCTTGCCTCAGAAGAAAGCCCTCACTCTTCCCTCCCTAACTAGCCAGCCCCACCAAGTGCTTGCAAGTGACCTGGTGCCATACTCAGATGTTCAGCAG GTATCCAAGATAGCAGCTTACGCTTACAGTGCAATCTCTCAAATCAAAGTGGATGCTAAAGAGGAACTGGTCGTCCAGTTTGCCATTCCTTGA
- the lamtor1 gene encoding ragulator complex protein LAMTOR1 isoform X1, which translates to MGCCYSGEDGNSREKLEETDPLIPHPNPVSKPPNGTEWPTPGVPSPPTDGQALLTSILTKTAQNIIDVSAADSVVMEQHEIMDKARQYSTKLAMLSTSLPQKKALTLPSLTSQPHQVLASDLVPYSDVQQVSKIAAYAYSAISQIKVDAKEELVVQFAIP; encoded by the exons ATGGGGTGCTGTTACAGTGGCGAGGACGGCAACTCCAGAGAG AAGCTTGAGGAGACTGACCCACTGATCCCCCATCCGAACCCTGTGAGCAAACCTCCAAATGGAACAGAGTGGCCCACCCCCGGTGTCCCCTCTCCACCAACTGATGGACAAGCCCTCCTTACATCCATCTTGACAAAGACTGCGCA GAACATAATTGATGTCTCAGCAGCTGACTCTGTCGTAATGGAGCAACATGAGATCATGGACAAAGCTAGGCAGTACAG TACAAAACTGGCTATGTTGAGCACCAGCTTGCCTCAGAAGAAAGCCCTCACTCTTCCCTCCCTAACTAGCCAGCCCCACCAAGTGCTTGCAAGTGACCTGGTGCCATACTCAGATGTTCAGCAG GTATCCAAGATAGCAGCTTACGCTTACAGTGCAATCTCTCAAATCAAAGTGGATGCTAAAGAGGAACTGGTCGTCCAGTTTGCCATTCCTTGA